From Anticarsia gemmatalis isolate Benzon Research Colony breed Stoneville strain chromosome 27, ilAntGemm2 primary, whole genome shotgun sequence, one genomic window encodes:
- the LOC142984450 gene encoding androgen-dependent TFPI-regulating protein-like: MMEQPGLFRSHLPNPIYLRMLGYTTTLIVHLTNAVYLIELYQGDILKDPEIYYFQKYQLRFLTIWNVYTQGIYAALGLSCDVLTLANEGKDSSLLRTLRSIRDPMFSAIVLPYTSAVFTIFWTLHLWDPNLVLPPSIINTLPSLSNHVLHTFVLPFMLWEVAFRPRKVPSSHLFNLVVVLTHAVLFIGTLFYTQYDTGRFPYPILNAIDGTPYLYIFLSTCVVWLLTSYRAQWYVTEYLWGSKAKKEL; this comes from the exons ATGATGGAACAACCAGGACTATTTAGAAG cCACCTTCCAAACCCTATATACCTTCGTATGCTGGGCTACACGACCACGCTGATCGTCCACCTAACCAACGCTGTATACCTCATAGAGCTGTACCAAGGAGACATACTGAAAGATCCTGAAATTTATTACTTTCAGAAGTATCAACTCAGATTTCTTACTATATGGAATgtt TATACCCAAGGCATCTACGCTGCCCTCGGTTTATCCTGTGACGTCCTGACACTAGCCAACGAAGGGAAAGACAGCTCCCTACTCCGGACCCTCAGGAGTATCAGGGATCCAATGTTCTCTGCCATCGTTCTTCCTTATACTAGC GCCGTCTTCACTATCTTCTGGACTTTACACCTATGGGATCCGAACCTCGTCCTCCCGCCTAGTATCATCAACACACTACCGAGTCTATCCAATCATGTGCTCCACACGTTTGTCCTACCCTTCATGTTATGGGAGGTAGCTTTCCGACCAAGAAAGGTTCCATCTTCACATCTTTTCAATTTAGTCGTAGTGCTGACTCATGCGGTTCTGTTTATCGGCAc attGTTCTACACACAATACGACACGGGTCGGTTTCCCTACCCAATACTAAACGCTATCGATGGAACCCCGTACCTTTATATATTCTTAAGTACATGTGTGGTATGGCTTCTCACGTCTTATAGAGCACAATGGTATGTGACGGAGTATCTATGGGGTAGTAAGGCGAAGAAAGAATTATAA
- the LOC142984449 gene encoding uncharacterized protein LOC142984449 yields the protein MEKEFRKLNDIKGQMEKGLINFKKSPKERITYNYIETRLEILEAQLKNFSAKYEGIIGECENEDLLNYFQEDIYERVFEIYLTYKVELKNALSQSKSDSSSKDNCEAKSDSVVRLPKIVLPTFSGKYTEWSSFRDLFISLVHNNKRLDDVQRLHYLKTQLSGEAEQLIRHVPITESNYKKCWELLEHRFNNKKFMSTCILKRLFSQRNIVVESSSALKDLLDVTSDCLHELTNLGIDVSSWDIIIIYIISLKLDIESRKQWELHVSQSTDDLPSFKQFREFLETRFRALEFVEPKGKLKTVHPPFTSNAKVMHNTINVSCPHCSESHKLANCKQFAKEDSEKRRVIVQSLGVCFNCLGSHHTSKSCRVLSKCRICQRKHRTLLHPKSPSVTSAVATPVEPTTSHEGISETPTQELSSNIAAHFVNGRVQGQVLLATALIRVESQNGSSQILRALLDQGSQASFITEAGAQLLRLKKVVSRTTITGIGGHHGDIVSRHVVKMNIQSLHDPSFSLEVTAHVLSSLTSVMPDTKFQIHDWPEIQNIGLADPRFNVPNKIDILLGAETYCRVLKAGLIKSPLGSPIAQDTHLGWIVSGKVSRVDSSLVSHNTVIAMHTQVEENEMLKRLWELDSEPALDRKPFTPEEQACENFYATTTKRDIDGRYVVKLPFRSKDPICKYSHSKNIAVKRLLGLERKLARDEKLKQQYSEVINEYLLLGHLEKINDESDKNTDGAVYLPHHAVVRQDKLTTKVRVVYDASCKGTNGVSLNDTLMVGPTLQADLRHIVMRWRQHPICLAADIEKMYRQIKVARPDTDFQRIVWREDSSKEIEDFRLLTVTFGTSCAPYLAVKTLHQVACDEGEIYPLAADRVMTDFYMDDLMTGCQSETEVIQIYKEMNSLLGKGGFRLQKWTSNKMSLLEELNEASGKDLEIKMDKVTKILGLTWNRNTDEFDYSVKMSATAAPETKRTVISEISRLYDPLGWIAPCIITAKVLIQKLWIAGISWDDELPSGLQEEWRQYRTDLDKLVNFHIPRWIGKAESNVAIELHGFSDASNVAYAAVVYCRIISSDGDIHSHLITAKTKVAPIKQLSIPRLELCGSVLVAKLLIEVAEVMHIPKANIHAWTDSSVVLAWLSDHPSRWKTYVANRTSKILSLLDNTQWAHVQSKDNPADIASRGAPSEVLLESDLWKRGPSWLRTEPVEYTRPNAIRTKEERKVVKVHTVNLESDFDITWGSRFSSLRKLMRVMAYCKRFLLSIKRRKDNIKVTPYLSVAELREALDHCIRQSQQQCFHNEYVALKNNAQLDKRSPLYKFNVFIDKSEILRVGGRLRNSSLSDDTKHPVIISHDSCLARLIVADAHEMTFHGGQQLMLNFIRTRYWITRVKGMVRAHIRSCIPCIRYAATTKHQLMGELPVSRVTPSKPFLNSGVDYAGPINMRVSKGRGQRSYKGYICLFICMATRAVHIEAVSDLTSEGFLAAFKRFVARRGHCRNIWSDNGTNFVGAAKELRTHFAQEGSLFKDIASALASSHTEWHFIPPHSPNFGGLWEAGIKSVKHHLKRVVGDSTLTFEEMCTVLSQIEACLNSRPLSQSNSDPEDPTPLTPGHFLVGQPLIVPPDCNYEDATMSTLRRWQLVQRMVQNFWRRWQQEYLTHFFHRYKWASRIPDFKVGDVVLVKEDNLPPARWLYGKVVQLHPGKDNLTRVVTIRCKGTEIKRPTSKLCLLPVTE from the coding sequence ATGGAAAAGGAATTTAGGAAGTTAAATGATATCAAAGGACAGATGGAGAAGGGCTTAATTAATTTCAAGAAATCACCTAAGGAACGGATTACTTACAATTATATCGAAACGCGGCTGGAGATATTGGAAGCTCAATTGAAGAATTTCTCTGCTAAGTACGAGGGAATAATTGGCGAATGTGAAAATGAAGACTTGTTAAATTATTTCCAGGAAGACATCTATGAAAGggtttttgaaatttatttgacgTACAAAGTAGAGCTTAAGAATGCATTGTCACAATCAAAATCTGATAGTTCTAGTAAAGACAATTGTGAGGCTAAGTCCGACAGTGTTGTTAGATTACCAAAGATAGTGTTGCCCACTTTTAGTGGGAAATATACAGAGTGGTCATCATTcagagatttatttatttctttagtgCACAATAACAAAAGACTCGATGATGTACAGCGTCTTCACTATCTAAAAACACAGTTGTCGGGTGAGGCAGAGCAATTAATTAGACATGTGCCTATAACtgaatcaaattataaaaaatgttgggAATTGTTAGAACATAGGTTTAACAATAAGAAATTTATGTCTACTTGTATTTTGAAAAGGTTATTTAGCCAGCGTAACATTGTTGTGGAATCTTCAAGTGCCTTAAAGGATCTTCTTGATGTAACTAGTGATTGTTTACACGAGCTTACCAATCTCGGAATTGATGTCAGCTCTtgggatattattattatttatataataagtttGAAGTTGGACATAGAATCTAGGAAGCAGTGGGAACTGCATGTTAGTCAATCCACCGATGATCTACCGTCTTTCAAACAGTTTCGCGAGTTTTTAGAGACGCGTTTCCGAGCCCTTGAGTTTGTAGAACCGAAAGGTAAGTTAAAAACAGTTCATCCCCCTTTTACATCAAACGCCAAGGTAATGCATAACACTATTAATGTTTCATGCCCACATTGTTCAGAAAGTCACAAATTAGCTAACTGTAAGCAGTTTGCCAAAGAGGATAGTGAAAAGCGCCGCGTTATTGTCCAATCTTTGGGcgtatgttttaattgtttggGAAGTCATCATACTTCCAAATCATGTCGTGTTCTATCAAAATGCCGTATATGCCAGCGTAAGCATCGTACGTTGTTGCATCCTAAAAGCCCCAGTGTTACTAGTGCGGTGGCCACGCCAGTAGAGCCTACCACCTCACATGAAGGTATATCAGAGACCCCAACTCAAGAGTTAAGTTCAAATATAGCAGCTCATTTTGTGAATGGACGAGTACAGGGTCAAGTCCTGTTAGCTACAGCTCTTATAAGGGTTGAGTCACAAAATGGGTCTTCTCAAATTTTGAGAGCATTGTTGGATCAAGGATCACAGGCGTCATTTATAACTGAAGCAGGTGCGCAATTACTTCGCTTGAAGAAAGTTGTATCTAGAACTACTATTACTGGAATAGGAGGTCATCATGGCGATATTGTCTCTAGACATGTAGTTAAAATGAATATACAATCGTTGCATGACCCTTCTTTTTCCTTAGAAGTGACTGCGCATGTACTTAGTTCACTGACTTCGGTTATGCCTGACACAAAGTTCCAGATTCATGATTGGCCAGAAATTCAGAACATTGGTTTAGCCGACCCAAGGTTTAATGTACCCAACAAAATTGACATTTTGTTGGGAGCAGAAACATATTGCCGAGTATTAAAGGCAGGATTAATCAAAAGTCCTTTAGGTTCTCCTATTGCCCAAGATACTCATTTAGGGTGGATTGTATCGGGGAAAGTCAGTAGAGTAGATAGTTCTTTAGTTTCCCATAATACTGTAATAGCGATGCATACTCAAGTTGAAGAGAACGAAATGTTGAAACGATTATGGGAACTTGATTCTGAACCTGCTTTGGATAGGAAACCGTTTACCCCCGAGGAACAGGCTTGCGAGAACTTTTATGCAACTACCACCAAAAGAGACATAGATGGTAGATATGTGGTTAAGCTACCTTTTCGATCAAAAGATCCGATATGTAAATACAGtcattctaaaaatattgcTGTTAAAAGATTGCTAGGACTTGAAAGGAAGTTGGCTAGGGAtgagaaattaaaacaacagtATTCAGAAGTAATTAACGAATATTTATTGCTTGGccatttagaaaaaatcaatGACGAGTCAGATAAAAATACAGATGGTGCAGTGTACTTGCCACACCACGCAGTGGTGAGACAAGATAAACTGACCACCAAGGTGAGAGTGGTGTATGACGCATCATGCAAGGGAACAAACGGAGTTTCCTTGAATGATACCTTAATGGTAGGACCCACTCTCCAAGCAGATTTGCGACACATTGTCATGAGATGGCGACAACATCCAATATGTCTCGCAGCAGATATAGAGAAAATGTATCGCCAAATCAAAGTTGCACGTCCAGACACGGATTTCCAAAGGATCGTTTGGAGAGAGGATTCTAGTAAAGAAATTGAGGACTTTCGACTTCTGACTGTGACCTTCGGCACATCATGTGCTCCTTATTTGGCGGTCAAAACATTGCACCAAGTTGCTTGCGATGAAGGTGAAATATATCCATTGGCTGCTGATAGAGTAATGACGGATTTCTATATGGATGATCTGATGACTGGCTGCCAATCTGAAACAGAAgtaatacaaatttataaagaaatgaaCAGTTTATTAGGGAAAGGAGGATTTAGGTTGCAGAAATGGACAAGCAATAAAATGAGTTTATTGGAAGAATTGAATGAAGCCTCGGGCAAGGATTTGGAGATAAAGATGGACAAAGTAACAAAGATTTTAGGACTTACCTGGAACAGAAATACTGATGAATTTGATTACTCTGTTAAAATGTCAGCGACCGCTGcacctgaaacaaaaagaaCGGTAATATCAGAAATATCACGGCTTTATGATCCATTGGGATGGATAGCTCCATGTATCATAACAGCcaaagttttaatacaaaaattatggATTGCTGGCATTAGCTGGGATGATGAGTTACCATCTGGACTTCAAGAAGAATGGAGACAATACAGAACAGACCTagataaattagttaattttcatattcCTAGATGGATAGGCAAAGCGGAAAGCAATGTGGCCATAGAGCTGCATGGATTTAGCGATGCGTCGAATGTTGCATATGCCGCTGTAGTATATTGCCGAATCATTAGTTCTGATGGTGACATACACTCACATCTTATAACAGCAAAAACAAAAGTAGCTCCTATAAAGCAACTGTCTATTCCCCGCCTAGAGCTATGTGGATCTGTTTTGGTGGCAAAATTATTGATTGAAGTGGCTGAAGTCATGCATATTCCAAAGGCAAATATCCATGCCTGGACTGATTCTTCTGTTGTTTTGGCATGGTTAAGCGATCATCCGAGTCGCTGGAAAACTTACGTGGCGAATCGAACTTCAAAAATCCTTAGTTTGTTGGATAATACGCAATGGGCTCACGTCCAGTCCAAAGACAATCCAGCTGATATCGCTTCTCGTGGAGCACCATCAGAAGTTCTACTAGAGAGTGATCTTTGGAAACGAGGACCAAGTTGGTTGAGGACTGAACCAGTTGAATATACAAGGCCTAACGCTATACGTACTAAAGAGGAGAGGAAAGTTGTCAAGGTCCATACGGTTAATTTAGAATCGGATTTTGATATTACCTGGGGATCGAGGTTCTCGTCTCTTCGTAAATTGATGAGAGTAATGGCATATTGCAAAAGGTTTTTACTGTCAATAAAACGGCGCaaagataatattaaagttacacCTTACCTATCAGTTGCTGAACTACGAGAAGCCTTAGATCATTGCATTAGGCAAAGTCAGCAGCAATGTTTCCATAATGAATATGTAGCTCTGAAAAACAATGCACAGTTAGATAAAAGGAGTCccttatataaatttaatgtttttattgataaaagtgAAATATTGCGTGTTGGAGGTAGGCTTCGTAATTCTTCTCTATCGGATGATACTAAGCATCCAGTTATTATATCACATGATTCATGTTTAGCGAGGTTAATCGTAGCTGACGCACATGAAATGACTTTTCACGGAGGACAGCAACTGATGCTTAATTTTATACGCACTAGGTATTGGATCACCAGAGTGAAAGGTATGGTACGAGCCCATATTCGTAGTTGTATTCCCTGTATACGATATGCAGCTACCACGAAACATCAGTTGATGGGGGAGCTGCCAGTGAGTAGAGTCACCCCTAGCAAACCATTTCTTAATTCCGGTGTTGATTACGCCGGACCCATTAATATGAGAGTGTCTAAAGGTCGCGGACAGCGATCATACAAAGGTTACATCTGTCTGTTTATTTGTATGGCTACACGCGCTGTGCATATTGAGGCCGTTTCGGACTTAACTTCAGAAGGTTTCTTGGCTGCATTTAAGCGGTTCGTCGCAAGACGTGGTCATTGTCGTAACATCTGGAGTGATAACGGCACTAATTTCGTAGGGGCTGCCAAAGAACTTCGGACACATTTTGCCCAGGAAGGCTCACTGTTTAAAGACATTGCGTCGGCTCTTGCAAGTTCTCACACTGAATGGCACTTTATTCCTCCCCACTCTCCTAACTTTGGAGGGCTCTGGGAAGCAGGGATCAAAAGTGTAAAGCACCATCTGAAGCGCGTTGTAGGCGACTCCACTCTCACATTTGAAGAGATGTGCACCGTGCTGTCTCAAATTGAGGCATGCCTAAATTCTAGACCGCTATCTCAAAGCAATAGCGATCCAGAAGATCCCACACCCTTGACTCCCGGTCATTTTTTGGTGGGTCAGCCGTTGATTGTACCACCCGATTGTAATTATGAGGACGCTACAATGAGTACCTTACGGCGCTGGCAATTAGTACAACGTATGGTGCAGAATTTCTGGCGTAGATGGCAACAAGAATACTTGACTCATTTCTTCCATAGATATAAATGGGCTTCGCGGATTCCTGATTTTAAAGTAGGGGATGTAGTTTTAGTAAAAGAAGACAACTTACCTCCAGCTAGATGGTTGTACGGTAAAGTTGTACAGCTGCACCCGGGTAAAGACAATCTGACGCGTGTTGTCACTATTCGGTGCAAAGGCACTGAGATTAAACGTCCAACTTCAAAGTTATGCTTGCTCCCTGTTACTGAGTAA
- the LOC142984482 gene encoding androgen-dependent TFPI-regulating protein-like, translating into MSWLACLRILAYAGVITMHISNLFYMRWFAEQNQNKSEHALRFKSLEYRFFTTWTFMLQIAYSVFGLVCDLLLVKNSRKKGYKLPQAIGDFREIVFAGLVWPCTLVVFTVFWGLYIIDRALIFPEFLDEVIPPISNHVIHTFILPVILFELLFRPRVEPANHARNIAQLTLHLCVYLSVLMFTFKEQGIWLYPIFRKLYGTVYFPLALAGIGVLFFIFYYVQWPLTNMIHGKKEKQAKKNQKVDKKKKTK; encoded by the exons ATGTCCTGGCTAGCATGTCTCCGTATCCTTGCATATGCAGGGGTCATAACCATGCATATATCCAACCTATTCTACATGCGATGGTTCGCTGAGCAGAACCAGAATAAAAGTGAACATGCTCTAAGGTTCAAGAGTCTGGAGTACCGGTTCTTCACTACATGGACTTTT ATGCTACAAATAGCGTATTCAGTCTTCGGTTTAGTCTGCGACCTGTTATTGGTGAAGAACTCAAGAAAGAAGGGGTACAAGCTGCCACAGGCGATAGGAGACTTCAGAGAGATCGTCTTCGCTGGTTTAGTGTGGCCTTGCACATTG GTGGTATTCACAGTATTCTGGGGTCTCTACATCATCGACCGAGCTCTCATCTTCCCCGAGTTCCTGGACGAGGTCATTCCCCCTATCTCTAACCACGTGATACACACGTTTATCCTGCCTGTTATATTGTTCGAGCTGCTGTTCCGGCCGAGGGTCGAACCTGCGAACCATGCGAGGAATATAGCTCAGTTGACGCTGCATTTGTGTGTTTATTTGAGCGT gTTGATGTTCACCTTCAAAGAGCAAGGCATCTGGCTGTATCCCATCTTCAGGAAACTCTACGGCACAGTATACTTCCCTCTCGCTCTAGCAGGTATCGGCGTCCTTTTCTTCATCTTCTACTACGTCCAGTGGCCCCTGACTAACATGATCCATGGAAAGAAGGAAAAACAAGCGAAGAAGAACCAAAAAGTggataaaaagaagaaaactaaatga